The Elusimicrobiota bacterium genome has a segment encoding these proteins:
- a CDS encoding cobalamin B12-binding domain-containing protein, with amino-acid sequence MSKILLIGLPADRYTQPMLGLGYIGAALMNKGHTIKVHDMASENCGNIAQIEKEIKEFKPDSVGISVLTAQFTKAKEIVKAIKKLDTKIITVMGGPHISALPEYTLKTVSEVDFVFAGEGEISFPE; translated from the coding sequence ATGTCTAAAATACTGCTGATAGGATTGCCTGCTGACAGGTACACCCAGCCCATGCTGGGCCTGGGTTACATAGGCGCTGCGCTGATGAACAAAGGCCATACAATAAAAGTTCACGATATGGCCTCGGAAAATTGCGGCAATATAGCCCAGATAGAAAAGGAAATCAAAGAATTCAAACCAGATTCCGTCGGAATCAGCGTCCTTACCGCTCAGTTTACCAAAGCAAAAGAAATCGTCAAGGCAATTAAAAAACTCGACACAAAAATAATCACCGTAATGGGCGGCCCGCATATAAGCGCTCTCCCTGAGTATACTTTAAAAACAGTCAGCGAAGTGGATTTTGTTTTTGCCGGCGAAGGCGAAATATCTTTTCCAGAATT
- a CDS encoding glycosyltransferase gives MQPQISIIIAVKNGEKTIRKCLNSVFALDYQNFEVIIVNDGSTDGTKEVISSFKIRKYGNKEASLTVIDIPGLGPAEARNIGVKQAKGEYIALTDADCIVDARWLNELLKGFKIEHNQPWVPVQGAGIAGVGGAQLIPDDESKFGKTIGGFMKVIGFVTDYIKPKYADNLKNYMKKTDHNPTCNVMYKKEIFDKVGGFLSGMWPGEDVEFDYRVRKAGFALLYNPGAVVYHYRADNLEKFKKMMLSYGRVQGELVKKYGFFRKIQYVPLILVFALLIELLIAFLSIKIGIVFILSAVILTSMYFFARSRNLIIAYKYTVLMFWTVLLWNYGFLKGLGKPNV, from the coding sequence ATGCAGCCACAAATTTCGATTATTATTGCTGTTAAGAATGGGGAAAAGACGATCAGGAAATGCCTGAATTCTGTTTTTGCCCTGGATTATCAGAACTTTGAAGTAATTATAGTCAACGACGGCTCAACGGACGGAACCAAAGAAGTTATCAGCTCGTTTAAAATAAGAAAATACGGAAACAAAGAAGCGAGTCTGACTGTTATAGACATTCCCGGGTTAGGCCCGGCGGAAGCCCGGAACATCGGTGTAAAGCAGGCAAAAGGTGAATATATTGCTTTAACCGATGCTGATTGCATAGTTGACGCTAGATGGCTCAACGAATTACTGAAAGGTTTCAAAATAGAACATAACCAGCCCTGGGTCCCGGTTCAGGGCGCCGGAATTGCCGGAGTAGGCGGTGCTCAACTCATTCCAGATGATGAATCAAAATTTGGCAAAACAATCGGCGGTTTTATGAAAGTAATAGGATTTGTTACCGATTATATAAAACCGAAATACGCGGATAATTTAAAAAACTATATGAAAAAAACAGACCATAACCCGACCTGCAATGTGATGTATAAAAAAGAAATCTTTGATAAGGTGGGTGGTTTTCTTAGCGGCATGTGGCCGGGAGAAGACGTGGAGTTTGATTATCGTGTAAGAAAAGCAGGTTTTGCACTTTTATATAATCCTGGCGCGGTTGTTTATCATTACCGGGCAGATAATCTTGAAAAATTCAAAAAGATGATGTTAAGTTATGGAAGAGTCCAGGGAGAACTCGTAAAAAAATACGGTTTTTTCAGAAAAATACAATATGTCCCCTTAATATTGGTTTTTGCATTGTTGATTGAACTGTTGATTGCTTTTTTAAGTATCAAAATAGGAATAGTTTTTATTTTGTCTGCAGTAATACTGACTTCCATGTATTTTTTTGCAAGATCCCGCAATTTAATAATTGCATATAAATACACTGTTTTAATGTTCTGGACCGTTTTATTATGGAACTACGGATTTTTAAAAGGATTGGGGAAACCCAATGTCTAA
- a CDS encoding radical SAM protein, with protein sequence MKVLLINEPFVPGFCRTQRWAARTRGRVLRAPDWLAYAAAVLEKDNHEVKLYDFPARDWEKDKIAELAKQEKPDFVILDSTTPSIYSDIECAKIIKENSFAKIIMVGPHVSALPEETLLESKGAVDVAVIGEYDYTVRDIIKNYPNLAGIPGIAYIKEGKPFCTAKRLLIENLDELPFPAWHHLDLMKYFDGGKLYPYIDIISGRGCPNACIFCLWPQVMHGFKYRFRSPKNVVDEIEQDIKLCPQVLKGGEFFFEDDTFTVNKARAIEICEEIMRRNLKITFSVNARADTADREMFRIMKKAGCRELLVGFESGVQEILNKMHKNITVEQARNFMALAKEAKLQVHGCFVIGLPGETTETANKTVEFGLNLGLDTIQFSGAVPFPGTRYFKMCETEGWLKSKVWSDWLQEGEQAGVVEYPGMTRQQIDKLVDSGLKRFYFRPSFMIKFLLKTTNKTDLYRKLRGAKNFISYLLGKK encoded by the coding sequence ATGAAAGTATTACTAATCAACGAACCATTTGTTCCGGGATTTTGCCGTACTCAGCGCTGGGCCGCAAGAACCCGCGGAAGGGTATTGCGCGCTCCGGACTGGCTGGCATATGCGGCAGCTGTTCTTGAAAAAGACAATCACGAAGTTAAGTTATATGATTTTCCCGCCAGGGATTGGGAAAAGGATAAAATAGCGGAGTTGGCAAAACAAGAAAAGCCCGACTTTGTTATCCTGGATTCAACAACGCCTTCCATTTACTCAGATATTGAGTGCGCTAAAATAATAAAAGAAAACTCTTTCGCAAAAATTATCATGGTAGGCCCTCATGTCTCCGCTTTGCCTGAGGAAACTCTTCTGGAATCAAAGGGTGCGGTGGATGTGGCGGTAATCGGCGAGTATGATTATACGGTCCGGGATATAATCAAGAATTACCCTAACCTGGCCGGTATCCCGGGAATCGCCTATATTAAGGAAGGGAAGCCTTTTTGTACCGCAAAACGACTTCTAATTGAAAACCTTGATGAGCTTCCGTTTCCTGCCTGGCACCACCTGGATTTGATGAAATATTTTGATGGCGGCAAACTTTACCCTTATATAGATATAATTTCCGGGCGCGGGTGTCCCAATGCGTGTATTTTCTGCCTTTGGCCGCAGGTCATGCACGGTTTTAAGTACCGTTTCCGTTCTCCGAAAAATGTTGTTGATGAGATTGAGCAGGATATAAAACTCTGTCCGCAGGTGCTAAAAGGCGGGGAATTCTTTTTTGAGGATGACACTTTCACGGTAAACAAAGCGCGCGCAATAGAAATATGCGAAGAGATTATGCGCAGGAATTTAAAGATTACTTTTTCAGTCAATGCCCGCGCGGATACCGCAGACAGGGAAATGTTCAGGATAATGAAGAAAGCCGGATGCAGGGAACTGCTTGTAGGTTTTGAGTCCGGGGTGCAGGAAATTTTAAATAAAATGCATAAGAATATTACGGTTGAACAAGCCCGCAATTTTATGGCGCTTGCAAAAGAAGCAAAACTACAGGTTCATGGGTGTTTTGTAATTGGTTTGCCGGGGGAAACAACCGAAACTGCAAATAAAACCGTTGAATTTGGTTTGAATCTGGGTTTAGATACTATCCAGTTTTCAGGCGCGGTACCTTTTCCGGGGACCAGATATTTTAAGATGTGCGAGACTGAAGGCTGGTTGAAATCAAAGGTTTGGTCGGATTGGCTTCAGGAAGGGGAGCAGGCGGGTGTGGTTGAATATCCCGGGATGACAAGGCAGCAGATTGATAAGTTGGTGGATTCCGGCCTGAAGAGATTTTATTTCAGGCCTTCGTTTATGATAAAGTTTTTGCTTAAAACGACAAACAAGACGGATTTGTACCGCAAACTCCGCGGTGCCAAGAATTTTATTTCGTATTTATTAGGGAAAAAATAA